The genomic region CCCAAAGGCGAGGAGTTCTGGAGGAGCACCACGGAGAACTCCCACCACATGAAGCACACCAGGTAGGGGACCAGGAAGCAGTAGGTGCCTCGGAACCCACGCATACGAGCCATActgggtgtgaggagggagaggggcgaggaagAGAGTTGAAGTTGGAGAGGAAGGACGGCAggcgaggaagaggggaagggggaaagagaatgCCTGATATTCACTCCTAGTTCAAAGTGACTCAGCATCACCTGAATACAATACTAAGCAGATACCTAAACGACATCCTGTCCAACGGGCACCAGCACACGCTACCGTAAACATCCCACAGAGAGACCCACATCCCAGAGGGACGGATACACGGGCCGAAGCCCTCCGCGTTTACCTGAAGAACAAGTAGAAGAGATAGACATAGAGGACGCAGGGGAGGCTGAGCTTCAGCACCACCGACTCCCCTAGTGGCAGCGTGGCGAAGGTGCGGCTCAGCATGCGAGGCACCTCCATCGTGTCAGGGAGGAACCTGGTGAGGGCACACAGCGACGACGCCACCTGGAAATCACCACCGCAAACACATTACAATAAACAATAAACCCCTTCAGGAAGGTGGTTAGCATGACACGGCGTACAACCCTGCCGGTTGCTAGGTGTTAGCTAaacgtagacccccccccccccaagacctCTATGATGAGCGCCCGACGAGCGTAGGTAGCAGCAGAAGGGCTGAGGCTCATGTAGCTGACGGCGGTGAGGAAGATGGCGACGGTGTAGAGCTCGGAGCAGGGGATCCAGCCCTTGTCGGCTACCGGGAAGGAGAAGATGACAAAGAAGACGGACAGGATGAAGTACAGGTAGGGCTCCAGGTTGTTCCAGCCGAAGTTGGTCTCCGCCTGCTCCACGTCCAGGCCCGGCTCGAAGCGGGTCAGCAGGTCCGTCAGGGCCCGGAAGTTCTCCCACGCCTGGGGGGGAGTGGTAGAGAgacaagggagagggggggtgttaTCCAGAGAcatgggggcagagggggggaaggTGTTCGTGGCTACCGGCCGACCTTGCTGCTTTGGAAGATGCGCAGCGTGCAGATCACcatggagatgaaggagaggtaGAACACAAGCAGGGGGATCACAAAGGCAAAGAGGTCGACGGTCAGGTTGCtgatgatgaagaagaagatCAGCGCGTTGACATGGTGTGTGGGGATGATCGTGCTGAGCCATTGGACGCCCGCACGGGACGCCCAATCAATCAGGTGCTCCTTCATCTCCAGGATGGCATGGATAGGGTACTGCaaaacctgagagagagaagcgagaaaatgagaagagagagagagagagaggaatggggagggagagatggaaaaagggagagaggagggagagagagaggcaaataaTGTCAATTGATATGGTTGGATGTTGGCATTGTGTTTGGACGTGACATTCTAGTGTTGTAATGTCCTAAAAGGAGATATGATTGGATGTGGTGTCATACCAGGAGGTGGGATTTGATGTCCATGGCTCTCTTCATGGCTCCGCTGCGACCGTTGTCCAGCATGGTGCCACCCCTGCccatcccccacacaccactcctcttcctgccctccgtGGGCACCAGTCCTTTGTTCTGCTGGtggacacacatttacatggtcatttagcagactccataacacacacaccatgtgtgtCCATGGCATTTCAGCAATTTAGCAAATGCTTTTATCGAAAGTTACATAGAAATAGTgcacatagaaagtacagcagaatatcagtgcatagttctaacagtacTTCAATGATTAGTCTGTATGTTCGGTTAAAGGTCACCATTTACCAGGCAAAGTGCAAatgaaccacatctcagcttccATACACGGTGTAAGAAACATATctcaacaacacacatacataaatggCATCAATTCAATAGAATTCGCAATCATGCTGTTCTGATGATCCATGCGTACCGTCTTGTCATCTTGGGAAGCAGGGCTTTTCTTTTGAGTGGTGTCCAGGCCAGGTGTGGGAGCGATGCCTTGGGCGTACTTCTTAGTGATCTCTACAAAGTCATCCAGGTCCACATACTGGCCAGCTAGGaggacacacatacgcacacacacattatgcacacatacacacacacacacacacattatgcacacatacacaaccacgcacattatgcacacatacacacccacacacacacaggtgcacagtaGGGAATGACCCCTGACGAAGAGATAATGTTCTGTCTGTCatcatctttttctcttttttaacCACACCTACACCTAGACATCATACAGAGTGCATGACACACGTACATTCTCTGGTGACCATGCGCTCCAGAACCTTCTGTGTTTGGACTGAGGTGGGAGGGACCCTGCTAGAGATGCCACCTGGTGGTAGAAGAAAAGAACGACACTGTAAAACAGCCAAACATTTCAGTGTGCGTCTGTCTCCTTTCTtctacagcgtgtgtgtgtatgcgtacgcaaacgtgtgtgtgaatgtgtgactgtggtggctgtgtgcgtgcgcatgagtgtgtgtgtgtaaatgaccTACCCTGCACAGAATTGACCTGGCCGACGTTCTCCAGCATCTCAGACACGGCCatcttctccttcctgtctgggtTTAGCTTCCAGTACATCATCATGGCCGCCTTGCGCACTGACTGCTCAAACTTGCTCTCCGTGGACAGTTTACGCACTGCCTCCTCATTCTCAGGGGTTATGCCTGGAGGAaggtggggaagagggggaggaggagggggggcataaGACGAAAGAGGAGGATAGACCATCAAGGAGGTGGATAGGAAATCAAAATCTTATCTTTCATtcccattctccctccctctccctctctccctatgttAATGTAAGTTAACAGACATGTTTACCCAAAACGACATGCaggagggatttgaacctgcaccTTCATCTGCAGGATGATGCTCTACCACTAAGCTCTTCCCATCcctatctctctatctttctccctctctacctttccTCTTTATCCAGCATCGCTGCAATATCCGGGCGGCTCCCTTCCGACCCTGCTTGGCGGCCTGCATCAGCCAATCAACTGCCAGGCGGTTATTAAGGTCCGCATCCTTCTCCTCAGCTAGCTCCAGGTAATGTTTAGCCAGCTGCAAAACAGGacacatattttttttacagttgttCAGGGATAATTCACAGCACTTATGCGCGCCAGTATTGTGCCAGTTCTATCCTAAAGTGAGTTTCCAAATATAACGTGCTGTGTTAGGTCCACTAGTGGGAAAACTGTTTTGTCTTTAGTATAGGAAGTATTGGAATCACTCCATTCGGTCTGCTCTGTTACTAAACTACAACACCCACAATGCATCCTCATCTTGGCCTACAAAAGCTTAGTCATGCTTCCTTTTCCAGAAAGCCAAACTCGTATCAGATGACCATAGTTTATAACTATAGTTCCTTAACTTTCACTTTACACAAACCTTAttcaacaagtgtgtgtgtgtgtgtgtgtgtgtgtgcacatgtgtgtgtatgtgtgtggtgtgggtgtgcatttctgaaagagagatggtgggTGGGCAGTGTAGAAGTATTTCTATAGTATAAGTTCAAGTAACAGATCAGTTCAAGTCAACAGCTAGGAATTTACCCTTTCAGAACTAGAAGGTCATATATGCAGTCTCAGCTCCTTATGCTTTAGTGtattgtgtgtattgtgtgtgtctttaaaaaaatgatgtGCATCAACCCAAGTTTCTGTAATGCACAATTGAGTATATAAACCATTAGTCTTTCAATGTTAGAAAGATGTGTGTGGGTTTTGTGTTTTCATGAGTTTCACGCTTCATGAGTGCGCAAAAACATGTATACaattgcatatgtgtgtgtttgtgtgtgtgtgtgttatattcaGAGCTGGGGCTCATCTTTCAGGCAGCTGAAAATAGACCCACACTCTCTTGACCAGCCCTCCACACATCACAATGTCTACTCTCACCAGTCTGCAGGCCATGCCTCAACTagcattgtgtgcatgtgtacgttTTGgagtctggttgtgtgtgagaTAGGGGAGATAGGATAGGATCACCCTaagagataggggagagagggagggacagagagagagactcacattAGTCTGTGCTCTGGCATCTCCAGCCTTGGCCTTCTCCTCAGTCTCCTCCAAGGTCAGGTTTTCTTCCTGCTCTCCATCTGGGAGAGGTGAgtccaggaagagaggaggagtaggggagggaaggagaggtggagaggagaggaggatagaagaTGACAGGTGGAGAATACTGGGCCTTCTACCTTAACAAGTGACTTATTTTGAGCTTCTCTGTAGACTCGATACATAGGTGGTTTTCTGTAAACTAGATACTGGCGATAGGTGATCGATATTATGAAAACAAGCATGTCCCAGTGCTTGTGTAACCAGTCGTAATCTAATCTGTGTGCATGAGATGTCCAGCAAAATACATATGCCCTGATATTTACTGCATCAATTGTGCTTTATCTATCTAGTTTACATTTCCTTTGATAATCTAATGCCTTCTAAGATGTAACATAATTTTGTTCCAGGGTATTTTTACAGAAAGAGCATCGTGACCCAGTGGTGATTTACTAACACATTAGTAGCAAGCTATGAACGAACCCCTCTGACATATGTCTTGTAACATGAGCATAACAAGAAGGGTTTTCGTgtatgcgcatgtgtgtgtctttgtatgtttgcagaagtgtgtttgtgtgtgtgtatgcgtgtgattgtgtgtgtgtgcttccttgCAGATAGAACAGGCCAGGTCAGGTTCTTTCACCTCTTTCATCGCCACGCCACTTCTCTTTCGTTTTGTGAGATTTCTCTCAAAACATCACTCCTGACCTGTCAGAACCTAACCTTCTGGCAGCGGTCAGCCTCTTCTCTCTTGCTGCATGCTGCAGGTCTACTGCTTGCCTTCCATCAAAAGCTAACAGTGTTGTTCTTTGAAACTGCCCCAATCTATCGGATGTGATTTTAGTCCACACACCTTCTAATCACAAGTTTCTGAGCTCGTAACTTCTCTATCGCTGCAACTTATCGGTGGTCAAGACCTTCTTAGACCAGAGACCAGTGATTCACAGTAGCTCATGGTAACGTAGGAGCCAAAGCTGTCTGGAAAGCCCTTGTTCAGCCCGTACCTTCATCGTCTTCTtggccctcctcttcctctgccttccTCAGCCTCTCCTGAATCAACACCCGCTTGGCCGCGATAGCAAACCTCTTCTGTTTGGGAgcagctggagggctgggggaggccagagaggggctgggagctggagaggagctgggggctggggaggaggtcaGCGAAGAAGAAGTTGATGCAGGTGATGGGGtaagaggggtagaggaggtgacagagggaggtggtttaggagaggaggtgacagggggagggggtttaggagaagaggaggtgacagagggaggtggtttaggagaagaggaggtgacagagggAGGTGGTTTAGGAGAAGAGGGgctggaaggtggaggaggaggaatgtggTTTGATGAAGTCGTGGAgattgaaggaggagaggttacagtagggatggagggcagaggagaggaggatggagtatGAGTTGGTTTCAGACGGTTGGTGGGTTTGGGGGGGACTGGGAGGGAGCAGGATTGGGAGgcaaggagggaaggggggataaTCGggggggatg from Osmerus mordax isolate fOsmMor3 chromosome 14, fOsmMor3.pri, whole genome shotgun sequence harbors:
- the wfs1a gene encoding wolframin isoform X2, translated to MSEMDLAPPPSRPSSITPKTSPSTLDGPLASSSTSPPIIPPSLLASQSCSLPVPPKPTNRLKPTHTPSSSPLPSIPTVTSPPSISTTSSNHIPPPPPSSPSSPKPPPSVTSSSPKPPPSVTSSSPKPPPPVTSSPKPPPSVTSSTPLTPSPASTSSSLTSSPAPSSSPAPSPSLASPSPPAAPKQKRFAIAAKRVLIQERLRKAEEEEGQEDDEDGEQEENLTLEETEEKAKAGDARAQTNLAKHYLELAEEKDADLNNRLAVDWLMQAAKQGRKGAARILQRCWIKRKGITPENEEAVRKLSTESKFEQSVRKAAMMMYWKLNPDRKEKMAVSEMLENVGQVNSVQGGISSRVPPTSVQTQKVLERMVTRESGQYVDLDDFVEITKKYAQGIAPTPGLDTTQKKSPASQDDKTNKGLVPTEGRKRSGVWGMGRGGTMLDNGRSGAMKRAMDIKSHLLVLQYPIHAILEMKEHLIDWASRAGVQWLSTIIPTHHVNALIFFFIISNLTVDLFAFVIPLLVFYLSFISMVICTLRIFQSSKAWENFRALTDLLTRFEPGLDVEQAETNFGWNNLEPYLYFILSVFFVIFSFPVADKGWIPCSELYTVAIFLTAVSYMSLSPSAATYARRALIIEVASSLCALTRFLPDTMEVPRMLSRTFATLPLGESVVLKLSLPCVLYVYLFYLFFSMARMRGFRGTYCFLVPYLVCFMWWEFSVVLLQNSSPLGLIRTCVAYFLFLFALPVLAVGLAALLFIQLVKWFLELELTKMLVTLAVCAIPVTLRLWTRFSLSILDVFHTLTNRGVVKLILACICTVVLFCWMYVYHTEGLKVYNSTLTWRQYGQLCGPPSWDAKGVAQTQVFCSHLEGHRVTWTGTFKHVSVAETENGAQSVINMLPVFMGDWLRCLYGEKYPKCEQRNASAIAASAHANFTTGADGDADPPGSPSPPPVAVPVLLHMDEEELCQIKVLATHGCHVKRFDSHRFQVTVGMLQEGGGAADPARDIVLMASHEFRQVLLNLEPGSTVEFSTKLGGRLGGRVPAFELKAINCLDCMSSLLPEGRQVKIERDWRRTTLRAMKFAFDFFFSPFLSARINV
- the wfs1a gene encoding wolframin isoform X1, with translation MSEMDLAPPPSRPSSITPKTSPSTLDGPLASSSTSPPIIPPSLLASQSCSLPVPPKPTNRLKPTHTPSSSPLPSIPTVTSPPSISTTSSNHIPPPPPSSPSSPKPPPSVTSSSPKPPPSVTSSSPKPPPPVTSSPKPPPSVTSSTPLTPSPASTSSSLTSSPAPSSSPAPSPSLASPSPPAAPKQKRFAIAAKRVLIQERLRKAEEEEGQEDDEDGEQEENLTLEETEEKAKAGDARAQTNLAKHYLELAEEKDADLNNRLAVDWLMQAAKQGRKGAARILQRCWIKRKGITPENEEAVRKLSTESKFEQSVRKAAMMMYWKLNPDRKEKMAVSEMLENVGQVNSVQGGISSRVPPTSVQTQKVLERMVTRESGQYVDLDDFVEITKKYAQGIAPTPGLDTTQKKSPASQDDKTQNKGLVPTEGRKRSGVWGMGRGGTMLDNGRSGAMKRAMDIKSHLLVLQYPIHAILEMKEHLIDWASRAGVQWLSTIIPTHHVNALIFFFIISNLTVDLFAFVIPLLVFYLSFISMVICTLRIFQSSKAWENFRALTDLLTRFEPGLDVEQAETNFGWNNLEPYLYFILSVFFVIFSFPVADKGWIPCSELYTVAIFLTAVSYMSLSPSAATYARRALIIEVASSLCALTRFLPDTMEVPRMLSRTFATLPLGESVVLKLSLPCVLYVYLFYLFFSMARMRGFRGTYCFLVPYLVCFMWWEFSVVLLQNSSPLGLIRTCVAYFLFLFALPVLAVGLAALLFIQLVKWFLELELTKMLVTLAVCAIPVTLRLWTRFSLSILDVFHTLTNRGVVKLILACICTVVLFCWMYVYHTEGLKVYNSTLTWRQYGQLCGPPSWDAKGVAQTQVFCSHLEGHRVTWTGTFKHVSVAETENGAQSVINMLPVFMGDWLRCLYGEKYPKCEQRNASAIAASAHANFTTGADGDADPPGSPSPPPVAVPVLLHMDEEELCQIKVLATHGCHVKRFDSHRFQVTVGMLQEGGGAADPARDIVLMASHEFRQVLLNLEPGSTVEFSTKLGGRLGGRVPAFELKAINCLDCMSSLLPEGRQVKIERDWRRTTLRAMKFAFDFFFSPFLSARINV